A genomic region of uncultured Roseibium sp. contains the following coding sequences:
- the urtC gene encoding urea ABC transporter permease subunit UrtC, whose amino-acid sequence MMSSFLFRAMDARAGVFLAIMAAVIILVPACNLFVPESSPFHVPTYAVTLMGKYLTYALLALAVDLVWGYCGILSLGHAAFFALGGYAMGMYLMRQIGTRGVYGDPILPDFMVFLNWQELPWYWFGFDMFWFAALMVVLVPGLLAFIFGWFAFRSRVTGVYLSIITQALTYALLLAFFRNDMGFGGNNGLTDFKDILGFDIQADTTRAGLFAASGIALVICFLICRSITRSKLGKVLVAVRDAESRTRFLGYRVEHYKLFVWTLSAMMAGIAGALYVPQVGIINPGEFAPANSIEVVIWVAVGGRGTLVGAVLGAVLVNFAKTWFTAALPDIWLFALGGLFVFVTLFLPKGIVGTVSQGWTALRQRKISSDFGEGSGDPPAQPPQSPGAQANVEKPGSAISRAGAAHPQPAE is encoded by the coding sequence ATGATGTCGTCGTTTCTCTTCCGTGCCATGGATGCGCGTGCCGGTGTCTTCCTGGCGATCATGGCCGCCGTCATCATTCTTGTTCCCGCCTGCAATCTTTTCGTGCCGGAGAGTTCCCCCTTTCACGTGCCGACCTATGCGGTCACGCTGATGGGCAAGTACCTGACCTACGCACTGCTTGCGCTCGCGGTTGATCTGGTCTGGGGCTATTGCGGTATTCTGTCGCTCGGCCACGCGGCATTCTTTGCACTCGGCGGCTACGCCATGGGCATGTATCTCATGCGGCAGATCGGAACCCGCGGAGTTTACGGTGACCCGATCCTGCCGGATTTCATGGTGTTCCTGAACTGGCAGGAGCTGCCCTGGTACTGGTTCGGCTTCGACATGTTCTGGTTCGCCGCCCTCATGGTTGTGCTCGTTCCGGGACTTCTGGCCTTCATTTTCGGCTGGTTCGCGTTCCGCTCGCGGGTCACGGGTGTCTATCTCTCCATCATCACCCAGGCACTCACTTACGCGCTTCTGCTGGCCTTTTTCCGCAATGACATGGGATTTGGCGGCAACAACGGCCTGACCGACTTCAAGGACATTCTGGGTTTCGACATCCAGGCGGACACGACACGTGCCGGTCTGTTTGCAGCATCGGGAATTGCCCTGGTCATCTGCTTCCTGATCTGCCGGTCCATCACGCGTTCGAAGCTCGGAAAGGTTCTCGTGGCGGTTCGCGATGCGGAGAGCCGGACGCGCTTCCTCGGTTACCGGGTGGAACACTACAAGCTTTTCGTCTGGACCCTTTCAGCCATGATGGCAGGCATTGCGGGTGCGCTTTACGTCCCGCAGGTCGGCATCATCAACCCGGGCGAATTCGCACCCGCAAACTCGATCGAAGTCGTGATCTGGGTCGCAGTCGGCGGCAGGGGAACGCTTGTCGGCGCCGTGCTCGGTGCGGTCCTGGTCAACTTCGCAAAGACATGGTTCACAGCCGCTCTGCCGGATATCTGGCTGTTTGCGCTCGGTGGCCTGTTTGTCTTCGTGACCCTGTTCCTGCCGAAGGGCATTGTCGGTACCGTCAGCCAGGGCTGGACAGCCTTGCGCCAGCGCAAGATCTCCTCCGACTTCGGCGAAGGATCCGGCGACCCGCCTGCGCAGCCTCCCCAATCGCCCGGTGCCCAGGCAAATGTCGAAAAACCGGGCTCAGCAATTTCGCGCGCCGGGGCAGCGCACCCACAACCAGCGGAGTAG
- the urtB gene encoding urea ABC transporter permease subunit UrtB encodes MSFLKSLLLFLCLLASPALAQSDPETLRPLINELANGKYAETEQQIGNLAATGDPAVAPALEALGAGDLYFRKSDGSVFIAEKDGKQFKLTDPLTLEAQGEAGRREVKKIKVNNKLRRVIRSALGSLTLMAPDPRVRIAAAEAVFKAKDPGSIEALDTAIAAEQDENVLRVMEQARAAAVLNSDLEEAAKIAAVETLSEMGNRDALSLLIAVRSSTEGAVQIAATAAVTKIEKSIAAWDAAQNIWYGISLGSVLLLAAIGLAITFGVMGVINMAHGEMVMIGAYTTFVVQELIRTSAPGLFDYSLFIALPLAFLTAGLIGIAIERGVIRWLYGRPLETLLATWGISLILQQAVRSIFGPTNREVGNPDWMSGAFELGQMTITYNRMWIVVFALLVFAGLMLVLKKTPFGLYTRAVTQNRRMAASMGIRTPWIDALTFGLGSGIAGIAGVALSQIDNVSPNLGQGYIIDSFMVVVFGGVGNLWGTLVGAMTLGVVNKFLEPYAGAVLGKIFVLVFIILFIQKRPRGLFALKGRAVEA; translated from the coding sequence ATGTCCTTCTTGAAATCGCTTCTGCTATTCCTTTGCCTGCTGGCCAGCCCGGCACTTGCACAATCCGATCCGGAAACGCTCCGTCCGCTGATCAACGAACTCGCAAATGGGAAATATGCTGAAACGGAGCAGCAGATCGGCAATCTGGCGGCGACCGGTGATCCCGCGGTTGCGCCGGCGCTCGAAGCTCTGGGGGCGGGTGATCTTTATTTCCGCAAGTCGGACGGTTCTGTCTTCATTGCGGAAAAGGACGGCAAACAGTTCAAACTCACGGACCCGCTGACGCTGGAGGCGCAAGGCGAAGCCGGCCGGCGCGAAGTCAAGAAGATCAAGGTGAACAACAAACTGCGACGGGTTATCCGCTCTGCGCTCGGTTCCCTTACCCTTATGGCTCCGGACCCGAGGGTCCGCATCGCGGCTGCAGAAGCGGTCTTCAAGGCGAAGGACCCCGGCAGTATCGAAGCGCTCGATACAGCCATTGCGGCCGAGCAGGACGAAAACGTTCTCCGGGTCATGGAACAGGCGCGCGCTGCTGCGGTTCTGAATTCCGACCTGGAAGAAGCCGCCAAAATCGCGGCTGTCGAAACGCTTTCCGAGATGGGCAACCGAGACGCACTGTCGCTGCTGATCGCCGTCAGGTCGAGCACCGAGGGCGCGGTTCAAATTGCTGCCACGGCCGCTGTCACGAAAATCGAGAAATCCATCGCGGCATGGGACGCGGCTCAGAACATCTGGTACGGCATCTCGCTCGGATCGGTTCTGCTGCTTGCCGCCATCGGTCTCGCAATCACATTCGGCGTGATGGGTGTCATCAACATGGCGCACGGCGAGATGGTCATGATCGGGGCCTACACGACCTTCGTGGTCCAGGAGCTCATCAGGACATCGGCCCCGGGCCTGTTCGATTATTCCCTCTTCATCGCGCTGCCCCTCGCCTTTCTGACCGCGGGCCTGATCGGAATTGCGATCGAGCGCGGCGTCATCCGCTGGCTTTACGGACGGCCACTGGAAACGCTCCTGGCCACATGGGGGATCTCGCTCATCCTGCAACAGGCCGTGCGCTCGATCTTCGGCCCGACGAACCGCGAGGTCGGCAACCCGGACTGGATGTCCGGAGCGTTCGAACTTGGCCAGATGACCATCACCTATAACCGCATGTGGATCGTCGTGTTCGCTCTGCTGGTGTTCGCGGGCCTGATGCTGGTCCTGAAGAAAACGCCGTTCGGGCTCTACACGAGGGCCGTTACCCAGAACCGCCGCATGGCGGCTTCCATGGGGATCCGGACACCGTGGATCGATGCGCTGACCTTCGGTCTCGGTTCGGGAATTGCCGGAATTGCCGGCGTCGCGCTGTCACAGATCGACAACGTGTCGCCGAACCTCGGACAGGGTTACATCATCGACAGCTTCATGGTCGTTGTGTTCGGCGGTGTCGGAAACCTCTGGGGCACGCTGGTGGGCGCAATGACGCTCGGCGTGGTCAACAAGTTCCTGGAACCCTATGCAGGAGCGGTGCTCGGCAAGATCTTCGTTCTCGTCTTCATCATCCTGTTCATTCAAAAGCGTCCGAGGGGGCTGTTCGCCCTCAAGGGCCGGGCAGTTGAAGCATGA
- the urtA gene encoding urea ABC transporter substrate-binding protein: protein MKNTFTKFALAGLMASTMIGGAAADDDTIKVGILHSLSGTMAISETTLKDAMLMLIEEQNKKGGLLGKKLEAVVVDPASDWPLFAEKARELIEVNGVDAVFGCWTSVSRKSVLPVFEELNSLLFYPVQYEGEESQRNVFYTGAAPNQQAIPAVDYLMNEEGVERWVLAGTDYVYPRTTNKILEAYLKAKGVAEEDIMINYTPFGHSDWQTIVSDIKTFGSGGKKTAVVSTINGDANVPFYKELANAGIKAEDIPVVAFSVGEEELAGLDTGPLVGHLAAWNYFQSADTDINAEFIDAWHAFIGDEDRVTNDPMEAHFIGFNMWVEAVEKAGTTDPDAVIDAIVGVSVPNLTGGYSAMMPNHHITKPVLIGEIQDDGQFETVWETSGTVVGDAWSDYLEGSKDLISDWRAPLSCGNFNTATGKCGGSGS, encoded by the coding sequence ATGAAAAACACATTTACCAAATTCGCCCTCGCAGGCCTGATGGCCTCCACCATGATCGGTGGCGCAGCTGCCGACGACGACACGATCAAGGTCGGTATCCTGCACTCGCTTTCGGGCACGATGGCGATCTCCGAAACCACGCTCAAAGACGCCATGCTGATGCTCATCGAGGAGCAGAACAAGAAGGGCGGCCTTCTGGGCAAGAAACTTGAAGCCGTCGTCGTCGATCCGGCGTCCGACTGGCCGCTCTTTGCCGAAAAGGCACGCGAGCTGATCGAAGTGAACGGTGTCGATGCCGTCTTCGGCTGCTGGACATCCGTTTCGCGCAAGTCCGTGCTTCCGGTCTTCGAAGAGCTGAACTCGCTTCTCTTCTACCCGGTTCAGTATGAAGGTGAGGAATCACAGCGCAACGTGTTCTACACGGGTGCCGCTCCGAACCAGCAGGCGATTCCGGCCGTTGACTACCTCATGAACGAAGAAGGCGTCGAGCGCTGGGTACTTGCCGGAACCGACTATGTCTATCCGCGCACGACCAACAAGATCCTCGAAGCCTACCTGAAGGCCAAGGGTGTCGCTGAAGAAGACATCATGATCAACTACACGCCGTTCGGTCATTCCGACTGGCAGACGATCGTTTCGGACATCAAGACCTTTGGTTCGGGCGGCAAGAAAACCGCCGTGGTTTCCACGATCAACGGCGACGCCAACGTCCCGTTCTACAAGGAACTGGCAAACGCCGGCATCAAGGCCGAAGACATTCCGGTCGTTGCCTTCTCTGTCGGTGAGGAAGAACTCGCCGGCCTCGACACCGGCCCGCTTGTCGGCCACCTCGCTGCCTGGAACTACTTCCAGTCCGCCGATACCGACATCAATGCCGAATTCATCGACGCATGGCATGCCTTCATCGGCGACGAGGACCGTGTGACCAACGACCCGATGGAAGCACACTTCATCGGCTTCAACATGTGGGTCGAAGCTGTCGAGAAAGCCGGCACGACCGATCCGGATGCCGTGATCGACGCGATCGTCGGTGTCTCCGTGCCGAACCTGACAGGCGGATACTCGGCCATGATGCCGAACCACCACATCACAAAGCCTGTTCTGATCGGCGAAATCCAGGACGACGGCCAGTTTGAAACCGTCTGGGAAACCTCCGGTACGGTGGTTGGCGATGCATGGTCCGACTACCTGGAAGGCTCCAAGGATCTGATCTCGGATTGGCGTGCGCCGCTTTCCTGCGGCAACTTCAACACCGCCACCGGCAAGTGCGGCGGTTCCGGGTCCTAA